One Algihabitans albus genomic region harbors:
- a CDS encoding ABC transporter permease has translation MTISTSISRLRAAPSPTPLQRTVWSSAGLFALILAWWLGSLALSPIALPSPLETASALSRILFDGVALSYLLETAFRVLCGFAVALTVGAVLGLAAGLSVPLRQAVGPILSMMLAVPPIAWVVLSLLWFGLGGQAVIFTIAVALVPIVFLAMLQGMRTVDPALVEMAESFHLRFPDFLREVLLPHLLSYLLPAMVTAFGIAWKVAVMAELLGAHSGIGSGLAVARSNLDTAESFAWILLAVGSFLAVQYGLIQPLYRRLEPWREPAAGAGRQVAS, from the coding sequence ATGACGATTTCTACCTCGATATCCAGGCTTAGAGCGGCGCCCTCTCCGACTCCACTGCAGCGGACTGTCTGGAGCAGCGCCGGCCTGTTCGCCTTGATCCTGGCTTGGTGGCTCGGCAGCCTCGCCTTGAGCCCGATAGCCTTGCCGTCGCCTCTGGAGACCGCCTCGGCCTTGAGCCGCATTCTGTTCGACGGCGTCGCCCTTTCGTATCTCCTGGAAACGGCTTTTCGCGTTCTCTGCGGCTTCGCGGTGGCGCTGACCGTCGGTGCTGTCCTGGGCCTTGCGGCCGGCCTCTCGGTTCCGCTTCGACAGGCGGTCGGGCCCATCCTTTCGATGATGCTGGCCGTTCCGCCGATCGCCTGGGTCGTGTTGTCTCTCCTCTGGTTCGGGCTCGGCGGTCAGGCGGTGATCTTCACCATTGCCGTCGCGCTCGTTCCCATCGTCTTTCTCGCCATGCTGCAGGGGATGCGGACGGTCGATCCGGCCTTGGTCGAGATGGCCGAGAGCTTTCACCTGAGGTTTCCCGACTTCCTCCGGGAGGTCCTGCTGCCCCACCTCCTGTCCTACCTCCTGCCGGCTATGGTGACCGCTTTCGGAATTGCCTGGAAGGTTGCCGTCATGGCCGAATTGCTGGGCGCGCACAGCGGCATCGGCTCCGGCCTCGCCGTGGCGAGATCGAACCTCGACACTGCGGAAAGCTTCGCCTGGATCCTGCTGGCCGTCGGGAGCTTCCTGGCCGTGCAGTACGGTTTGATTCAACCGCTCTATCGTCGGCTGGAACCTTGGCGCGAGCCGGCCGCGGGCGCCGGGCGGCAGGTCGCCTCGTGA
- a CDS encoding ABC transporter substrate-binding protein has product MSFAITRRSVLGGLAATAAVSGLPYRAFAQSLRLFGAPIGVSVPLAHLVDRNGLAPLADNATLTIWRSPDEMRAGVVSGAIELTTSPAPTAANLYNRGTGMRLAGVLTTGMLYLMTTRGGLDDLTGLAGQRVLVPFRGDMPDRVFELLLRARGMSLNDVEVQYTATPIEAAQLLLAGQAEFAVLQEPAATASIMRGLAQSVPVFRALDFQQLYAETGGEGLDIPMAVLIMQDSLRDRLPDLPNKLLSELRGSTQWVRNNPASAARLGEDYLGLRQPVLERSIPFMNLSLRTPAQARASLERLYGELAGESAALIGGRLPDDDFYLDIQA; this is encoded by the coding sequence GTGTCTTTCGCGATCACGCGCCGGTCGGTCCTTGGCGGGCTTGCCGCCACGGCCGCTGTATCCGGCCTGCCGTACAGGGCTTTCGCCCAATCCCTGCGCCTCTTCGGCGCGCCCATCGGCGTCTCCGTGCCGTTGGCCCACCTCGTGGACCGCAATGGTCTGGCGCCGCTGGCGGACAACGCGACGCTGACGATCTGGCGGTCGCCGGACGAAATGCGAGCCGGCGTCGTCTCCGGGGCGATCGAGCTGACCACCTCGCCGGCGCCGACGGCGGCCAATCTCTACAATCGCGGAACGGGCATGCGCCTCGCCGGCGTCCTGACCACCGGCATGCTCTACCTGATGACGACGCGGGGCGGTCTCGATGACCTTACCGGCCTGGCCGGGCAGCGGGTCCTGGTCCCCTTCCGGGGCGACATGCCGGACCGAGTGTTCGAGCTGTTGCTGCGCGCGCGCGGCATGAGCCTGAACGACGTCGAGGTGCAATACACCGCGACTCCCATCGAGGCGGCGCAGCTTCTGTTGGCAGGGCAAGCCGAGTTCGCGGTACTGCAGGAGCCGGCGGCCACGGCGTCGATCATGCGGGGACTGGCGCAGTCGGTTCCCGTGTTCCGGGCGCTGGACTTTCAACAGCTCTACGCCGAGACAGGCGGCGAGGGGCTCGACATTCCCATGGCCGTCCTCATCATGCAGGACAGCCTCCGCGACCGTCTTCCCGACCTCCCGAACAAGCTGCTGAGCGAACTCCGCGGCTCGACCCAGTGGGTGCGGAACAATCCGGCCTCGGCGGCACGGCTCGGCGAGGACTATCTCGGTCTGCGGCAGCCGGTCCTGGAGCGCTCGATTCCCTTCATGAACCTCTCCCTGCGGACACCTGCCCAGGCGCGCGCATCCTTGGAACGCCTCTACGGCGAGTTGGCCGGCGAGTCCGCGGCACTGATCGGAGGCAGGCTCCCCGATGACGATTTCTACCTCGATATCCAGGCTTAG
- a CDS encoding ATP-binding cassette domain-containing protein: MTAVSVDLGGRTVLREIDLAVEPARLVAVIGPSGCGKTTLLRLLGDLLEPTAGTVAGCRERTAFVFQDHRLLPWRTALANVAFGALSRGVDRRERRAMAERLLFECGLPPESHGLYPAQLSGGMRARVALARALAVEPRLVLLDEPFNGLDLQMRRSLQSMLCALVERRGLGAVLVTHDLLEASRIADRVVAISSSGRIAFLESFERRPAERNGDAIQAAAQRLTLRLESSASGRD, translated from the coding sequence TTGACCGCCGTTTCCGTCGACCTCGGTGGCCGGACGGTCCTGCGGGAGATAGATCTTGCGGTGGAGCCGGCCCGCCTGGTCGCGGTGATCGGTCCGTCGGGGTGCGGGAAGACGACCCTTTTACGCTTGCTCGGGGATCTTCTCGAGCCGACCGCCGGAACCGTCGCGGGCTGTCGGGAGCGAACCGCCTTCGTCTTCCAGGACCATCGTCTGCTGCCCTGGCGAACCGCGCTCGCGAATGTCGCTTTCGGCGCCTTGTCGCGTGGGGTCGACCGCCGCGAGCGGCGGGCCATGGCGGAGCGTCTCTTGTTCGAGTGCGGTCTTCCCCCCGAGTCCCATGGCCTCTATCCGGCCCAACTCAGCGGGGGCATGCGTGCGCGCGTGGCCCTGGCCCGTGCCCTCGCCGTCGAACCGCGGCTGGTTCTCCTCGACGAGCCCTTCAATGGACTGGATCTACAGATGCGCCGAAGTCTGCAGTCCATGCTGTGTGCGCTGGTCGAACGGCGCGGTCTCGGGGCTGTCCTGGTGACCCATGATCTCCTGGAGGCGTCTCGCATCGCCGATCGGGTCGTTGCGATTTCCTCATCCGGCCGCATTGCCTTTCTGGAGAGCTTCGAGCGCCGGCCGGCCGAACGGAACGGCGATGCGATTCAGGCGGCTGCACAGCGGCTGACGCTTCGGCTCGAGTCGAGCGCGTCGGGACGGGACTGA